The DNA segment atTTTGATCTTCTAAACTCAATATCAAACAGACATTAACATAAAAATACACTTTTTCCCCCAATTCCTAATAGTATATTTAGACCGGAGTATATGATGTTTTTGTAAAAGTATCGTAAGATCTCTACGGCATTAATTTAGGCTCTGTTtggtaaattaattattttaataattattaattgtttTAATAGTTATcgcttattttatttattattagctATTCGATGCAATTTAATTGTtgaattcttttaaaaaaaattgaaaaaaaagtcATCAATTCGATTTAATGGTTGGAAGGGATTGAATTTAGCTTTCAAATTAAATCATGATTCTAGCTCATTACGAACAGTAATGGAGTCTAGAAAtataaggaaaattaaaaataataataataatataaattacaattataaataaatttatataaatatttttttttagaaaaaaaaatatattcccCTCGAAGGTAAATGTTACCCCTTAATTTTTCTCTCCCTCCCATGTTTAGCAACTATAATTACATATATCAAccagtcattaaaaaaaaaatatatatatatatatatatatatatatatatatatatatatatatatatatacaagcaATTATTTAGACAATATTGAGCAGTAAAAGAAATGCATAGTTTTCAGACCTGCACGATTCAAAAATTAGTGAAATGGTTTAAAAGGTTTAAAATTTAACTAGAATCAAATCGAATCACAATATAAAATtttgtataataatattattaatttaatataaattaacatattcaatataaatattcataaatcatgttctatattatatttaattgaaaaaataaatataacataaCTGTTCATATAatctatatttaaaataaaacacCATAATATAATAACtgcttaaaaattaaagaacaaaaAAATTGAGCACTTGAACTGCATTTTTTGGTTTCTTGAAAGTaagaattacaaaaaaaaaattttgattaaattagATTCACCAAAACCGTTAAATCTGTAACCGATGGAATGGGTCGAGAGGTAGCCAGTCGGTACGCCAATTTTTTCTAGTTTTAATAATATGCGGGTTTTAAAAGTGAATCGAATCATTTAGTAAAACGATTTGCAATTTTTATAATTCGATGATTTGGGTTAAACTAAATTTCAAAACCATGTTTATACGTAAAAAAATAtgtcataatttaattaaattaaatgttaaAAAGTCTATAGGCTAATTAATCTATGATTAAAtgattgaagtgatagaactttTGATTGAAAGGGAGGAAGGGAGCCATTCCAAGAATATTTAAACCATACCAGagcaaaattttttgaaattaggGTGCCATGGCTTCCTCaagcttttttatttttttttgccaAAAGATAAACGCTCATTTATAAGTGGGTTTAGATATAGTCCGTGGCTTAAGGAGACAAaccaatacaagcaaacctaaatcACAACAATGAAAAGTAAAACATCTAGGGGTCCAAAATTAAAAGGGCCCAAGCCCACAGACTCAAACCCTAAGCTAGCAGAGCGAGAGGCAGCAGAGCCAGCGGCGTCGCCCCCGTCACGGATCCCTTCTGGAAGAGGAAGACTTCAGGCTTTTGAAAGTGCAGTGATCCACAAATCTCCAAAAGCCATAGCTCACCCATTAGGTTCAATCTTTCAAACACAGTAAAGAGCCTCAAGAaccggatttttttttttttttttcagaagccTCAAGAACGTTGTATTATCCCAAAATCAATAACTTTGAATGTCACCTTAGAAAATAATGTTGGTAGGGATGACCAATAGTCTGATCATACCATAACATCTCAACGATTCTGATTTCGGTCCGATTTTAATTAAATGCAAgaactgaaatttttttttttttcaaaaaagttTGGGCTCAAAACTAGACATATTGGTTTCAGTCAAGTTGGTACTGTTTCAATGATGGTTTTGGTCAATCCAAAGACCATGGCcaaatctaatttttaattaGTATATGGAGAAATAAGAGCAGGAGGTGTAGAAGAGCAACAACCTGAGATGAGGACTATGCTTAAGAAATGTACTCTGCCTCTTGAGCTAAGGAGTTAAATGTGCATAGTTATTACACCAAGTCGCCAAACAAGAAACGGCGAAGGGATCACAAACAATGCGGTAATAACAGAGAATGAAAGGAGAAAGGGTGGTGGCTCAACTCTAGTAAATCGAAGATGGAAGGAGAGTCAACAAGACACAGAGCAAGGAAGCTGCTGGGTTTTGAGGGATAGGGAAAGCACAAAGGTAAAGGGCTGTCCATGGTTTTCAGGCCCTGAATTGACAACAACCAtaccatataaaataaaattaaactagAAAACACCTTTGCAATTTGTTGTTGTAGCACTGATGTTCTCTTCTCAACAGAAGATTGATTATTTTAAAACAAAACATAGAACGTCGTCAGCGTTTGTAGTCCAACGGTTAGGATAATTGCCTTCCAAGCAATAGACCCGGGTTCGACTCCCGGCAAACGCAAATTTTTTTACCGTTTTCCTTTTCATGCAGGCGTTTCAAAGTTGACCTTTTGGCCTGGTGTATATTACAACTAGATTTAACTTTCATATGATGTTTGTGTTAtgcataaatttaataaaaattaattttttatatttaatttaaatttttgcattatattaaaattatatttaatgtttttttttaatttataatacatAATTATAATACTTTCATTTAATACtttatttcaaatatttatatatataattttattttttaataaaattatatttttatcacttttataaaaaaaaaatatacataaattttaaataaatggtCATTTAATgcaatttcttattttatttttaaaattataaatttaacataattgtttctaaggaaaaaaaaatgtaGAATAGTCTgtatgaaatcataatttatatatataaatatataaaagtaaGCCCCACAAAAGTGTAGCTATTATACAGTTTTTTTTCCTACTGATTTTAATAATTGCTTATGtgtaggggagagcagttttcggtttaaatcgaaaaatcgaatcgaatcgattcaattcggttcaatcagtttgattttaaaatttaattagtttggtttggttattttcataaaaaataaaaaaaaaattgaatcgaaccgaaattattaatatatataggaaatcaaagaaaatcgaatcaaatcgaatcgaaccgaatcaaaatcaaagaaaaccgaaccgaaccttaagatttttgagttttgatttctttttttttgtttttatgttttattatttagatttaatgttaaaaatatgaaattttataaatttcagtttgatcgatttaaaatcgaaccgaaccgatatttatcattcgattcagtttgattttctcttattaatcggtttggttcggtttttaaaattttttattttcgattttcgattttatcagttcggttcggttcgaaaccgaaccgaccgtttacACACCCCTACTTATGTGTTAGTATAACTAATTTATGTGAAATTAATGGGTTTAATCAAGATTTATTAGTATGTTTATTATAAAAGTAGTTATAAAGATTTATTAACATGCGCCCGTGGTATTCATGTTCATTTAGCCTGCGATttatgtggtcttccataagatttcATGCGCTTGCTTACTTCCTGTCCAGCCTCTCTATCATGTGTTGGAACATGCTAGGCTTGAGAGACCTCCTTTCCTTGCTTACTGTCGAGGACTGTCTCACTCATGTGCTTCTCAATCTGGACCCTCGATTGAGCTCTCAGGTCTCTGCTGTTATTTGGTTTCTGTGGAACAATCGTAATTCATTTCTTTGGAAGGCTCAAAGATCAGATGCTCCGGCTATTCATGATTGGACTTATGCTCAGAGTCTTAAAGTTTTACCTCAAGCTCCACTTCCTGGTCTATTGATGCCCCCTGCAGTGGTTCAGACTCATCACTGGTATCCTCCACCATTGGGTTCACTTAAATGCAATATTGATTCATCCATATTTGCTTTGGAACATAGTTGTGGCTTTGGGGCTGTTATTCGAAGCAGTCAGGCTCTTTTTCATATAGCTGTGTCAGGTCATTACCCAGGCTTGCGCTCTTCACGTAAGGCTGAGGCTTGTGGGTTGCGTAAGTTACTTCTCTGGCCCTCTTCTCAACAGTATCACTCTGTTTTAATAGAAATTGATTCTCTGCAAGTGTTTAATGATGTTTCCCATGAAGCTGACTTGTGCactgaatatgggagagttgttAATGATTGTGTCTCCCTGCCCAAGCAAAATCCTCAGTTTTCATTGCATTGGATTCGAAGGTAGGCCAATAGTACAGCTCACTGCTTGTCTCGTTCTGCACTTCAACATGGCTGCTTAGTTTTATGGCATAATGTCCCATACTTCCTCATTGATGTCTTGAACTCTGATGGCTCAGTTGAATAAAGTTTCCTTATTGttgtcttcttttatatatatatatatatatatatatatatatatatatatatgattaaatAAATGTtagttgaattaattaatttaatttataattaaatgcaTTATTATATCatttaagaaaattatagtaAATGTTCAGTATTCTAGaaactcataaaaattcaattatggGATGTGAATCCATCTTATTGTGAGAGAAAGAGCATTTGTTTCTAGAATActtaataaaatttcatttatttatttgttactattttaaaatgatttatgTATGTACTTATTTGTAAATGtgcttatatttaaatttatttattgtggtattttattttatttaaactttattatatttatttgtgagaaaaaatttaaattttctgaaAAAATTAATTAGAGTTCACTTGATTGattttattttacctttaatattAACCTATTATGAGAAAGAAAGAGGTTTATTTATAACTGTGTAAtccattaattattatttaatttattaagtctttattaaataaaaaataaaattttttagacacacaaataaatatgtaattctGTTATTTAAAATCCTAAatagatttaaaattttaaaaatttttacagttgaatcttaaattattattatcGATCAGTTTGGTTAACCTTTTATTTTCCAAGTTTTCTAAGTTCGAATTAATCGATTTTTTCAGTTTGGTTTTTTCCACCCCATGACTTATCTACAACTCTAGGTCTAAATCTAGGCCTCACGTGCCTTGAAATTTAGGCAGAAGAGCACAGTTTTTGGAGTCTCGAACCGAATAACCaagaattatattaaattaatttattttaatattttaatttaattttaattcttcattaagaaaaaattatacccatgtaaaattaaaaattgaatatatatatatatatatatatatatatttatattttttaaatataatatatatttacaatataattatatatttatatatgtatatataattatgaactaaatataacataatattatatttttttttacttttcttaataattttattgaattaccttataattattaattataagtgtattattaaatataacatatacatacttaattcataattatagttGCATCTCATAGTTAAAGACTACataataaataactaaaatatatattataaaatatattatatattaattactcAAACTTAGATACTAATTCAAGTGTGACTTTTCATTAAAATAATTGCATAAAATTATTTTGagaatcgaatcaaaccgaaacTGTACCAAATTTAATCTaaaccaaaaaataaaaaattatactgaatcaaaattaaaataataaaaaattgaattggaacaATACCCAAATTTCAATTAGATTTCAGTTTTTAAGCAAACCTCTAACCATAACTGGAGCCACGATTCCCTAATTGTTGTAGGAGTACTTCTTCCTtttccattattattattattatttaccttTTTTACACAAATGCTAGTCTTAAACCATTTCCATACATCACATCCACAACCATATATAGAGACACAATAATTCTAAGCTAAATACAAAAATTACAATATAAATCctaaactaaataaaaaaaatcaactacTAATGAAAAGACAATATAAATTTTTCATTCTAATCCTATTTGAACATTACATTACAGGGTGAGAGGGAGACAGTAGAACTGTGGAACCAAACAAGCAGATGCTGCTTGAAATTGTTCGCTTTTCCTTTTCTGAGAATAAATGAAGGAATACAACAAACATAATCAAAACAATTAATCTCCCGACTTACACCGAAGGCAATTGCACTCAAAACCAAACCCTTGAAGCAAGATAGTTTGCCGAGCATCATGATCCATACTAGCATCTATATAGCAGATCCGGAGCTCTTCATCTGTATATCCAATGGAAGTTTTCATTAATGGATGTTGATGTTGATTTTCACAGAACCAGGTTTGCCAAATGTCACAAAATTATTGTAGTAATTGTGCTTAGTTTTTTCCCATGGTTACCGCACATATCAATAGTTTTCAGCATAGGCCTCTCTCTCTTTCTAGCAGACCAAATGAATGACAGGTACGTTACTCAAATTGTAAATCATAATACAAATGGCACATTCAGTAAGATTAGATCCTAACTTCAGTTATTGGACTTCTGTGTGCTCATCAGTCTATATTTATATGCCTGCGACCACCAGCTGATGGAAATACAGGTTGCAGCAATTTAACAATCATATATGACATCAACGGCAAAAAAAAAAAGCCAGTAATTCTGCAGACTGAGTGGCATGCTTACCCAGCATCTACAGATAATCCAAGAAACCACCTCAAGTACACAAAAATTGTCTCTAAATTTTGTTGAAAATGCTATACAGATGCCAACTTTCCTAGGTTTTAGCTTGGGTCTTACTCTCTCATTCATACCTACCTAATCTTTTAGCCCGAAGTACCATGTAAAGAGGAAGCAACTTTCattttatatttgatttaaaaataaattttaaaagttaaatttTAAATGGAACCCACAGTTTCATGATTGAATACATATTGTGAGAGATAACAAGGGGAAAAGAGAGAGATAGAAGGCTATTTATGGTTGGGCCTATTAAAGAGAGAGTAGAGAGATAACAGAGAGAGGAGAGAGTTGGaagagaaagaacagaaactctGGATTTAAGATGGCCCATTAGTTTTCTCTGAGCAGTCAAATTGAGATATAGTGGCACAGATGCCATGTCAGATTTCAAAACACAGCTTTGCTGGAATCTAGCACCAGTAACTTAGTTAGTTCATAAAGTTTAAtgatttttatttgataaattgaagtcaAGCGTCCATATGGAGAACTGGTGACAAGTCTAATAACCAAAGGTGAGTTAAGCCTAGTTATCACTGTTCTAAGCAATTTTCTGATGGCTTTTCTTATGACCATTTTCCAATAAGCAAGCAGAATACTGACTCCCTAAAATGTTTTGGAAAGTACAAACAATTCAGCAGTTGAAGCTTGATTTTTATTAGTTTTCTGGTGCAACATTAACTGAGAGGAGCAAAATGATTTCTTGATGTGCCAGAGGAGAAAATTTCATCTAGATACATCCTATTGTCACACATAATAGCATAGAGCATATTGTTGTGGTGCCACCAACAGCCTTCATAGCTCATTTTCCATGTCCTGAACAAATGGACTCTTAGCAGACAAGCACCTTATAATTGGAAACAATTGCCAAGATGTATAGCATTACAAAAAGCCTTGTGATAGATAGCTAGTTAAGTTTTGTGATACTTTATATATCTGTGCATGTGAGTATGCATGTCAACAAAAATTGTCATGTCAAATTTCTGTATGAAAAGCCTCTTGTGAACATGCGATGCAAAAGTGGCACTAAGGAATTACTCTAACAACTGTCCTACGATGTTACTCCCTAATAGCAAAGAAAAAAAGACTTGCATATGGAAGAAAAAAGGACAACAAACAAAGAGAAAATCTGAAAATCCAGCATTTCAAGAGACAAACCCGCTTCAATATCTCGAAGGGCCTTCAATCTTGCATCTGCATTCTCTATCCATATAATGTGTGTATTAGGATCTGCAGTAAATAATTAGCCAAGTCAGTTTATCTGACCTGGGCATGACTTGTAACAGAGATGCCAGGAGTGAATGCAAAACACTATTTGCCTATCCCTTGTTAGTATTAAGGTGGACAAAATACTATTACCTTTTTTGCATTCttgtttaatttcaaaattatttccCAATAAATGATCTCACTTAGTTGTTCAAGATCCAAGAAAGGAATAATCATAACTGAACAAAACACCACATGCAGACTTGAAGGATACAAATCAACAATGAATTGTTATATATCCATTGTAATCTCCACTTATCCCATAAATTTATAAAAAGTGGCTAGCTCTGCATTAAAATCATACACGAACATGATATTCTGTCAAGAAAAAGAAGACTCTGTTTGAGAGGGGAAAAACCTACCACAGTCGTGATTGTAAAAGGATGGAAGCATATAAACAGCATTTCCAACAGCAACTTCAGCCTCTATACAGGCAGCAGCTGATGACAAAAGATCTTCATGTAATCCTACAGCCAATTCAATACGAAATGCATTGATACGAATGCGTGCCAGCATATTAATGTACCATTGCTTGGTTAAGACTTATATAGTCAAAGACAACTCCTCTCTCAAAACTTCCAAGTTAACagctaattaaattaaaaacatatAATGTAAATCAATGTCATATGAAGGATACATGCTATCAGTTCATCTGCAATATTTGCCTTAACAAAGCCACTCCTCAGCAAACCAAAGCCTTCTTCCATCTGTAAAATGACACTAAACAAAAGTATATAATTGCAATGGTCATTTTTAACACACATCCTATTCCATGACAAAACTCATATCAAGACCCCTATTTTCATAAGAGTGGCTTGACAACAGTGACAAAAAGGGGGAAAGAAATGGGTAAAGTACTGCTAATAGTAACATGCAAGGCATACAAAATGTGCCAATAGAAAGTTTAGACCTACACATCCTCTCTCTTGTATCGCATTGAACTGTTTCCGTACATTGAACCTACAACCTTGGTATTAAAGAAATCTAATCAAGCATAAACAAAGGGCATGTTGGGTGACAAAGAAAAGGAAGGTAGAAAGGACATGGCAATTGTTACTCCTGATAAAAGTTTGTTTCCAACATCACTTTAACAAAGACTTATGTAAGGTTCTCGCCTCTAAAATCATATCACGAGATAAACTAGCTGGTAGAAGTATGTCAAGACTTTCAGCAGATGCAGCTCCAGATATAACCATACAAGCCAACCGTTTTACCAGAAGTGGATACTTTAGACCTTGGGTCCTGCACAATGACAGAAGTGACAGTGAGATATACACAAGGACTATTGTACAGGTCACACATAATAAAAGATAATGCTCAGTGCACATCACATTTTCCATATTATACAAAGAACAAATACAGTAATAAATGGAAGAGCTGGAGACTTTGATCTggaaactttatatatatatatatatatatatatatatatatatatatatatatataaagtagggAGGTATTCTCAAGAGAATGCCACATGGCACTTTTCTTAAAGAGTTTGCCACGTGTCACCTTCCATTAATAACTCTCTTTTATACACTTTtacactaattattatttaattattttttattgtttttaattatcattattatttacaatcctattttaaaatttattatttaaattattattttatttaaaatttgatttttaaaaattaatacctttttgtgattaaatgtaacatttaaaaattatttatattattattttataaattcaattatGCAAAACATTATTTACCATATGCCACCCtccataatagtaataataataatttaaaataaacaa comes from the Hevea brasiliensis isolate MT/VB/25A 57/8 chromosome 5, ASM3005281v1, whole genome shotgun sequence genome and includes:
- the LOC110649434 gene encoding histone-lysine N-methyltransferase ATXR4 codes for the protein MSPLFRYSRWLSSFKNPQSQKKQLLAFSAFSSEAANEKPRPPPIRVGLTESAGRGVFATRRIGAGDLIHTAKPIVAHPSLSGINTVCYFCLKKLNLTDFKSHSVAFCSSECEVNAKVFYDVETKEDWQAFDDYCRTQGLKYPLLVKRLACMVISGAASAESLDILLPASLSRDMILEMEEGFGLLRSGFVKANIADELIAFLTKQWYINMLARIRINAFRIELAVGLHEDLLSSAAACIEAEVAVGNAVYMLPSFYNHDCDPNTHIIWIENADARLKALRDIEADEELRICYIDASMDHDARQTILLQGFGFECNCLRCKSGD